One region of Bacillus pumilus genomic DNA includes:
- a CDS encoding chromate transporter, translated as MQSYIELIIAMVRTGILGFGGGPSVIPLIRHEAVVKYQWVNDDEFGETLAIANALPGPIATKMSAYLGYRLKGVSGAIVATAAHILPTCLAMVALVTLVSVLSSSQIIQNMIGAVTPVIAVLLGIMAYEFGQKTLKGFGMIFGIALFLLAFIGLQVLSIHPGIIVIIFLCYGAFHFKLKQRWNRPNKEKGVSS; from the coding sequence TTGCAATCATATATCGAACTCATCATCGCTATGGTGCGAACCGGTATTCTCGGTTTTGGCGGAGGTCCTTCCGTCATACCACTCATTCGCCATGAAGCGGTGGTGAAATATCAATGGGTCAATGATGACGAGTTTGGAGAAACACTCGCCATCGCCAACGCATTACCAGGTCCGATCGCGACCAAAATGTCAGCATATCTCGGCTATCGATTGAAGGGCGTATCCGGCGCAATTGTCGCAACAGCTGCCCATATTTTACCGACATGCCTCGCCATGGTGGCACTCGTCACACTTGTCAGCGTCTTAAGCTCCTCACAAATCATTCAAAATATGATTGGCGCCGTGACACCAGTTATTGCCGTCCTGCTCGGGATCATGGCATACGAGTTTGGTCAAAAAACGCTGAAAGGCTTCGGAATGATCTTCGGGATCGCTCTGTTCCTTCTTGCCTTTATCGGGCTACAGGTGCTGTCCATTCATCCAGGAATCATTGTTATCATCTTTTTATGCTATGGTGCTTTTCATTTCAAACTGAAACAACGCTGGAATCGACCAAATAAAGAGAAAGGAGTGTCTTCATGA
- a CDS encoding SWIM zinc finger family protein: protein MLQHNINEEEIKQTAEQIKELLPATDENKQLIKKALITYRQDSVYRLKQESDTEWSAYVHDVVAARVHLHVLFPVRSSCSCPADGLCKHILAVFFSLYAQVESVTGFTENWSEKDELQRSKELIRQHFQVKRPDEQSLQSWLNFFQEEFNLWLKRTPKHQQTPQHLYYGYLSILKKHAPHSPEFKSLYAIHTSIDVWLRIHELIDLGQLDAEKDFYSMNPYVEQLMNTIFDSVDHLKTYALSFSLDPFLENTPTAVRTLLQINGPFQHERVAVFMEIWGTILNRGKWVKKETELLRNAQKQEQTVERTIGLMHMDYLLKEDDSLFQQLKLLNADMLPNVLNWLKDLTNRKDWKRLKLWYHEITYILEEYCQLDLSYRELRGAVSDFFFYLDAYFKQTKDHHLYERYLQICMPYAFTEYSQLLYAQQRYAEWIEIHSLVGFSISELEKDLIKQIAKEEPEALIPSYHREISQLLDQKNRSAYRESVKMLKKLRTLYHKTKKTAIWERYVKQLQDSTKRLRAFQEEMKKGKLIDDTP from the coding sequence ATGCTTCAGCACAACATCAACGAGGAAGAAATCAAACAAACAGCCGAACAGATCAAAGAACTTCTTCCTGCAACAGATGAAAACAAACAACTCATCAAAAAAGCATTGATTACTTATAGACAGGACAGTGTATATCGTCTCAAGCAAGAATCTGATACGGAATGGTCAGCTTATGTACATGATGTCGTGGCAGCAAGAGTCCACCTTCATGTGCTGTTTCCTGTGAGAAGCAGCTGCTCATGTCCGGCAGATGGACTTTGTAAACACATTCTCGCTGTCTTCTTTTCGCTATACGCTCAAGTGGAGAGTGTGACTGGATTTACAGAAAATTGGTCAGAAAAGGATGAATTACAGCGCAGCAAAGAATTGATTCGTCAGCACTTCCAAGTGAAGCGCCCAGACGAACAATCACTTCAAAGCTGGCTGAATTTTTTCCAAGAGGAATTTAACCTCTGGCTGAAACGGACACCAAAGCACCAGCAAACACCGCAGCATTTGTATTACGGCTATTTATCGATCCTAAAAAAACACGCACCTCATTCTCCTGAATTTAAGAGTTTGTATGCGATTCATACGTCAATCGATGTGTGGCTAAGGATTCATGAATTAATCGACCTTGGCCAGCTTGATGCCGAGAAGGACTTTTATTCCATGAATCCATATGTCGAACAGCTTATGAACACCATTTTCGATTCAGTGGATCACTTGAAGACATACGCCCTTTCCTTTTCCCTCGATCCGTTTCTTGAAAACACACCAACTGCCGTTCGGACACTTCTTCAAATAAACGGACCTTTCCAGCATGAACGAGTAGCGGTCTTTATGGAGATTTGGGGCACCATATTAAATAGAGGGAAATGGGTTAAAAAAGAAACAGAATTACTAAGGAACGCTCAGAAGCAAGAACAAACGGTTGAACGTACCATCGGATTGATGCACATGGATTATTTACTGAAAGAAGACGATAGCCTTTTTCAGCAATTAAAGCTGCTCAATGCAGATATGCTGCCAAATGTGCTCAATTGGCTGAAGGATCTGACAAACCGCAAGGACTGGAAGCGGCTCAAGCTCTGGTATCATGAGATCACCTATATTTTAGAGGAATATTGCCAGCTCGACCTTTCCTACAGAGAACTGCGAGGAGCCGTCAGTGATTTCTTCTTTTATTTAGACGCATACTTTAAGCAGACGAAGGATCATCATTTATATGAACGCTACCTCCAGATTTGCATGCCCTATGCGTTTACTGAATATAGTCAGCTATTATATGCACAACAGCGTTATGCAGAATGGATTGAGATTCACAGCCTTGTTGGTTTCTCCATCAGTGAACTGGAGAAGGATCTGATCAAACAAATTGCAAAAGAGGAGCCTGAAGCGCTCATTCCATCATATCACCGTGAAATCTCACAGCTTCTCGATCAAAAGAATCGAAGTGCTTACCGAGAATCTGTGAAAATGCTAAAAAAACTGCGCACGCTTTATCATAAAACGAAAAAAACTGCGATTTGGGAAAGATATGTAAAGCAGCTACAGGATTCAACGAAACGGCTGCGTGCGTTCCAAGAGGAAATGAAGAAAGGAAAATTAATTGATGACACGCCATAA
- the budA gene encoding acetolactate decarboxylase, with translation MGMMHPMNQHSDTKQHDKQQEVYQVSTMTSLLEAVYDGDFSLSQIPEHGDFGIGTFNQLDGELIGFDGAFYRLRSDGTATPVTNQDYSPFCSLAFFETDIVHRIDAAMTSKELEEEIDRILPSKNVFYAIRIDGSFKKVQTRTVEKQEKPYVPMVEAVKSQPIFDFEDIQGTIAGFRTPQYAHGIAVSGYHLHFIDDDRSVGGHVFDYTVDQVTIRISQKRHMNLHLPNTQEFFQADIDRADLAQQIASAESSPDQ, from the coding sequence ATGGGTATGATGCACCCAATGAATCAACACAGCGACACAAAACAACATGACAAACAGCAAGAGGTCTATCAAGTATCGACGATGACCTCTTTGCTGGAAGCCGTATATGATGGAGATTTCTCCCTTTCACAAATTCCCGAGCACGGTGATTTCGGTATTGGTACATTCAATCAATTAGATGGAGAGCTGATCGGCTTTGATGGCGCATTCTACCGACTGCGCTCGGATGGAACAGCGACACCGGTTACCAATCAAGACTATTCACCCTTCTGCTCTTTAGCATTCTTTGAAACAGATATCGTTCATCGAATTGATGCAGCCATGACGAGCAAAGAGCTAGAAGAAGAAATCGACCGCATTTTACCAAGTAAGAATGTGTTTTATGCAATCCGAATTGATGGATCATTCAAAAAGGTGCAAACACGTACGGTCGAAAAACAGGAAAAACCTTACGTTCCGATGGTGGAAGCAGTCAAGTCACAGCCCATCTTCGATTTCGAGGATATTCAAGGAACGATCGCCGGTTTCCGTACACCGCAGTACGCACATGGTATTGCAGTGAGTGGATATCATCTTCATTTCATTGATGACGATCGAAGTGTCGGCGGACACGTTTTTGATTACACTGTTGATCAAGTGACCATCCGAATTTCTCAAAAACGTCATATGAATTTACACTTGCCAAATACGCAGGAATTCTTCCAAGCAGACATTGATCGAGCTGACCTCGCACAACAAATTGCCAGTGCAGAAAGCAGTCCAGATCAATAA
- a CDS encoding chromate transporter, with protein MLIFFLFWAFFLSNLLGYGGGPASIPLNYEEIVNHFHWMTNEGFSNMLALANALPGPIATKIAAYVGYDVMGWPGFIVALLATVLPSAIGLILLLKLIDRFRQSPVVKGMTLSVQPVIAMMMLLLTWEIGGDAVKAIGWTQSLAIAAISFFFMTKFKMHPAFLIVAAFLYGGFILPH; from the coding sequence ATGCTGATTTTCTTTTTATTCTGGGCATTCTTCTTGTCCAATCTATTAGGATATGGCGGAGGACCTGCATCCATCCCGCTGAATTATGAAGAAATCGTCAACCATTTTCATTGGATGACGAACGAAGGATTTTCCAATATGCTTGCTTTAGCCAATGCACTGCCAGGACCAATTGCGACGAAAATCGCGGCATATGTCGGCTATGACGTCATGGGCTGGCCAGGCTTTATTGTGGCACTGCTTGCAACTGTACTGCCATCAGCCATTGGATTGATTTTATTGCTCAAGCTGATTGACCGTTTTCGCCAATCCCCTGTCGTCAAAGGCATGACCTTATCCGTCCAGCCTGTCATTGCGATGATGATGCTTTTATTAACATGGGAAATTGGCGGAGATGCAGTGAAAGCCATTGGCTGGACGCAGTCGCTCGCCATTGCCGCGATCTCCTTTTTCTTTATGACTAAATTCAAAATGCACCCCGCCTTTCTCATTGTGGCTGCCTTTTTATATGGCGGATTCATTCTGCCGCATTAA
- a CDS encoding UDP-glucose dehydrogenase family protein gives MNIAIAGCGYVGLVTGVCLAEAGHNVACIDIDRRKVMQLKQGHPPMYEPGLKELLKRNLEQGRIQFHINGAAAYPRAGVLMIAVGTPQQADGQADLQYVFQAAKEMGTKAKSGAVLVVKSTVPVGTGDQIEHMIHQELGRNEPLSIASNPEFLREGSAISDTLRADRLVIGAETKAVLDRLEEMYAHFHLPVVKTDRKSAEMIKYASNAFLATKISFMNEIASICEKTGADVEWVAQGMGLDQRIGSSFLKAGIGYGGSCFPKDTNALVQIAGHVSHDFELLKAVIKVNNEQRAGFIRSIQERLGSNLEGKRIALLGLAFKPNTDDMREAPSVPIAHELHQLGAELVAYDSVAARNAARELPEKVVFAHTIEEALKDVHAACILTEWTEIQTFPLTSYKEWMRQPLIFDGRNCHTLEAAEQAGVEYHSIGRRPVSPIYM, from the coding sequence ATGAATATTGCAATTGCAGGCTGTGGATATGTGGGACTGGTCACAGGTGTGTGTTTAGCGGAGGCAGGGCACAATGTGGCGTGTATTGATATTGACCGGAGAAAGGTCATGCAGCTGAAACAGGGACATCCACCAATGTATGAGCCAGGATTAAAAGAACTGCTGAAACGCAATCTTGAGCAAGGACGAATTCAATTTCACATAAATGGAGCGGCAGCCTACCCGCGGGCAGGTGTGTTAATGATTGCGGTTGGCACCCCGCAGCAGGCAGATGGCCAAGCTGATTTACAATATGTGTTTCAAGCCGCAAAGGAGATGGGTACAAAAGCGAAATCAGGTGCGGTTCTTGTGGTGAAAAGTACGGTGCCTGTTGGAACGGGTGATCAAATCGAACATATGATCCATCAAGAATTAGGACGGAATGAGCCATTATCGATTGCATCTAACCCAGAGTTTTTACGAGAAGGCTCTGCCATTTCAGATACATTGAGGGCAGATCGCCTTGTTATTGGGGCTGAAACAAAAGCTGTATTAGACCGGCTCGAGGAGATGTATGCTCATTTCCACCTGCCAGTGGTCAAGACAGACCGAAAAAGTGCAGAAATGATCAAGTATGCATCAAATGCTTTCCTTGCGACCAAAATCAGCTTTATGAATGAGATTGCCTCCATTTGTGAAAAAACAGGTGCTGATGTTGAATGGGTGGCGCAGGGAATGGGGCTCGATCAGCGGATTGGTTCTTCATTTCTCAAGGCGGGGATTGGCTACGGAGGTTCTTGTTTTCCAAAGGATACAAATGCACTTGTCCAAATCGCAGGGCATGTGTCGCATGATTTTGAGCTGTTAAAGGCTGTTATCAAAGTAAACAATGAGCAGCGAGCCGGTTTTATCCGAAGTATTCAGGAGAGACTGGGATCAAATCTTGAAGGAAAGCGAATTGCACTTCTTGGCCTTGCTTTTAAACCGAATACAGACGATATGAGGGAGGCGCCGTCGGTTCCAATTGCTCATGAACTCCATCAATTAGGCGCGGAGCTTGTGGCGTATGATTCTGTTGCCGCACGCAATGCCGCTCGTGAGCTACCTGAAAAAGTCGTGTTTGCTCATACGATTGAAGAAGCGCTAAAGGATGTCCATGCAGCTTGTATATTAACAGAGTGGACAGAAATTCAGACGTTCCCGCTTACGTCCTATAAGGAATGGATGAGACAGCCGCTTATTTTCGATGGGCGAAACTGCCATACGCTTGAAGCGGCAGAACAAGCAGGAGTCGAGTATCATTCGATTGGGCGCAGACCGGTTTCTCCAATATATATGTAA
- a CDS encoding Lrp/AsnC family transcriptional regulator has product MSNDYSIPNLTLDERDKQILSILHEDGRMSYTDLGKQVGLSRVAVQARIQQLIEAGVIERFTTVINPAKIGIHVSVFFNVEVEPKFLEAVALQLEQETAVTSLYHMTGPSKLHMHGIFQNEQEMETFLTKKLYPLEGVVSVDCQMLIKRYKSRMGMKL; this is encoded by the coding sequence GTGTCAAACGACTATAGCATTCCGAACTTAACATTAGATGAAAGAGATAAACAAATTTTATCCATATTACACGAGGACGGGCGTATGTCCTATACAGATCTCGGGAAACAAGTCGGTCTTTCACGTGTTGCTGTACAAGCCCGTATACAGCAGCTCATTGAAGCAGGCGTCATTGAACGATTCACAACGGTCATCAATCCTGCTAAGATCGGCATTCATGTTTCTGTCTTCTTTAATGTAGAAGTGGAGCCGAAATTTTTAGAAGCAGTCGCCCTTCAGCTTGAGCAGGAAACAGCTGTCACAAGTCTTTATCACATGACAGGGCCAAGCAAGCTGCATATGCATGGCATTTTTCAAAATGAACAGGAAATGGAGACATTCCTGACAAAAAAACTGTACCCGCTAGAAGGCGTCGTGAGTGTGGACTGCCAAATGCTCATTAAACGATACAAAAGCCGAATGGGCATGAAATTGTAG